The Echinicola jeungdonensis genomic sequence AGTGGTAATCCTTTTGAAGTGAAAAAAATAAGGACGTCAAATTTCCTTTATTGATAATTAAACCTGGAAAACTGCCCATACCCAACGCATATGGTTGGGTAAGACCTGAAAAACAAGATATAAGTAAGTTGAACAAAACCTCCTACGTCGTAGCTATTTGATTTTGAACAGTTAACCAATTTATTTTCAGTGATTTACCCTAAATTCACTCCATGTTTTACCATTAAATAAATAACATCATGGAAAAAAAAGTCTTCGTCAACGGATGTATGAGGAAATGTTGGTCAGGAACTATTCCCCCAGGACCATCAGTACCTACATCAGCCTTGTATCGGCAGTTTCCAAACATTTTGGAAAGATCCCCGAACAGATCAGTATTGGTAAGTTAAAGGAATACCTTTTCCATAAGGTCGAAGTCAACAAAATGTCCCCTTCAGGGGTGAATCAGACCATCAGTGCGTTCAAAATACTTTTCAAGATGTCCTGGGCAGGAGCTGGGATCCGGTAAGAATCAAGCGGCCCAGACGGCCCCAACTCCTCCCTTCTGTTTTTTCGAAAGAGGAGATATCCCTTATACTGAACTCCATAAGGAACAGAAAGCATTATTGCCTGCTGGCCCTCACCTACGCCTCCGGTCTAGGCTGAACGAGGTGATCAGCCTGAAGCCCTGTGATATCGACAGTGACAGGATGCAGCTGAAAGTAAGGGGAGGAAAGGGATATAAGGACAGGTATACCCTGCTGCCAAAAGGGCTGTTGGAAAGGCTCCGGGAATACTACAGGTACTACCGGCCCAAAACCTATCTTTTCGAAGGCCGGACACCTGGCAAACCCTACAGTGAAAAGAGTGCACAGTGCGTTTTAAAAAAAGCCATGGAATGCGCAGGGGTAACAAAGCATGCTTCTTT encodes the following:
- a CDS encoding phage integrase N-terminal SAM-like domain-containing protein, which translates into the protein MYEEMLVRNYSPRTISTYISLVSAVSKHFGKIPEQISIGKLKEYLFHKVEVNKMSPSGVNQTISAFKILFKMSWAGAGIR